Part of the Anopheles coluzzii chromosome 3, AcolN3, whole genome shotgun sequence genome is shown below.
GGGAAAGAAAAGCCGCGGCACCTTACTATTAGTATGTGGCCTGTCCCGTAGCCTTTGTGGTGTAATCTAGACAAATCATTTCCCTTTCTACGGAGTATAATAATGGTGCATGGCCTAGTATGATACTTAAGTATTTTCTATACGGTCGTTGCATGTGTTTTCTTCAGCGGAACACCTTGAATATACAAATACCCTCACATGATCACTCTAGTTTCCTACTCAGAACATCCactgatgtttttttttataattttaaatggaaaataaactcAACATCATGCGCAGTTTGTGAAATTCccacaaaacagaaaacatcACAATAAAGCTGATTCATTACGATACCGACACAACGAACCATTTCACGTATAAATCCTCTCCAGCCCAAGTGTGTAAATAGTCCTTTTTTAAACAACACTTGTGTGTGATGCAATGAATCGTCGCTCTGATAAGCCACTGACAGAGAGCGTGGATGATTGTTTATCGCGCTGAAAAGCTGAAATGCTTCTTCGCCAAGAAGCTTCCTTCTCTGTGTAAGTTTTAAACGCTTTTCGCAACGGTAGAGCTAATCCATTGCCTAGtcaattttcgtttttttttcctacaaaaacaaTTACCACAACAATTTCCGTTCGCAGCAGCTAAAAGGCACGTATCGCACGTATGATCACTGCAACAGTCCCGAGGCCGAGTGGCAAAGTGGTCCACGGGCAGCAGCTTATTACCCCGTATCCACCAGAACCACCGACTCAGCGTTGTTATCAGAATCGCGAACCGACGACTATTCAAACCCCCTCGAGACCCTCCTCTGCTGTTATCAGCAGAAGAAGGGTGCTGTGCTCGTCGGTACTTTGCCTTTGCCAGCTTATTGTTTTGGTACTTCCCGTCTTGCGCTCGGACAAGAGACTGAGGTGATAACGAGGAGTTTTATCTTGTACATTTGTCTCGGCGCGTCTTTCGCATcatttaaaatgattcaaagcgttgaaagaaaaatgtgaaattgcTGGACGGGCAGCATGTAGAATTGGAAATTCATTTTCCTTTTGGCCCAACCAGTTTCTCTTATCGCTGCTGGCCAGCGCGGGAGCGCGTGCGGGTGGTGGATGTAGTTTCAGTTTCTGTTTTTCCCCGTACGGCACACCGGCCAATTATGTGAATTTGGAGTTGAATTTCGGTACACCGGGCCACTTTCACCGTTTGTTCTGCTGCACGAAAATATAGATGTGTGTGCACCATTCCGCACTGCCCACGCACCCACGTTTGCGCCTTTTATTGCGTCGACTTTCACCGAATATGGCCCTCTCTCGCCCCTACAAAACAAGCAAGAAGAAATACATGAAACACCGACGAAAAACAGCCGACCACTATTGTAATCAAATCATATTGCTATgcccaccgccgccgccgtgtTCGTTCCATGGGTGTCTTACAATTGTTTCGCATGCTTCGATTCCATTTTTGCGCTGTCGCGCTATTTCATTTGGCGCTTGGTGTACGCCTGCGGTGTCGATTTCCTGCCTCGGGTCCGAacgattttgtttgcattcgCGGCGAAAATGGTCAATCAATGTTAACTGCTTTAACTCGATGCAAAACGGAGGACATCTTCGTTATGCGACGGCAAACAATCGTCCCTTTCGTATCAACAATTAAGGTGTACACCGTGCTTGGATGCAGGTTCGGTCTCGTACGGTTGCCATAGCTGTTGCTAACCCGGCCAGTCTGCTGAGGTTGGACCAGTGCGCGAACAGCATTCAGCCCACGGTACACACACTTTGGACGTGCAATTTTCTACGATAAATCATCCCCTACGATGAAGGGTAGGTGGATGGATGGACGGTGTTGCGGGATCTAATATTAAGACGGGGCCAGTGCTTATGACTTACATAAGCCCCGATGATACTGCGGGGATACACTCACTGCTGGTTGGTGTGTTGTGTCTGGGCCTGCCAGTGCACTTTCTCTAACCTTCCCCCACCACCACTGCGCTTACCGTGACACTACACACTAACGGGTGACGAAATAGCAACACCCCTTTCCGCACACAAATTATCAACACGGATGAGGGGCAATGGGCTCTTATAGGTAATGGGGCTGAATCATCTTCCCTGCGGGTTGCATTATCGTACACATATTTTGATTGCCGTTTTCataatacactcacacacaaaaacatagcATACACTTATACAGTCACACGCATAGCTCTGTGGAAGACCCTTTTTACCatttcattatcattatcatttgCACCATTGATGAAATTATCAGCTTTGCCCGATGGTTTACGCGCTTACCGATGGAGAAGCAACAAATATTTCGTCTTCTTGGCAAACTGGTCACAGGGACACGCATTTAGGAATGTTGTAGAATGATTTTAATTACACCAAACACTGCAAATGCCCTTTTCTTTAACTTTCAAACCATTGCTTCATTGGATAATCGAAACAAGCGTACCGAACTAGTTGCCCTCACTTAGCGCCTATAAGAATCTAATCAGAAAACTGTCTTTTTCACCTTTCTAAACTTTTGCACACGGCCAGACCGTGCTCTGTGGTGAATCACGGGTGGCAGTGGTGGGATGAGCATTTTTTTCGCACTCCTTCCCCCTAAACgcaactaaaacaaaacacacctgCTTGTAAAACCCGTCGTGTTTTGAAGTGGTCAGCCTTTCGGTGCGGAGACACACGGGATGATTTCACATGATGCTTTTTCCAACTAGCTGCTGCTATTGCTGGCTCGATGCTAACACCAGACGAAGGACGTTTCACCGTTGTGTGGCGGTACGTAACCAGTGCAGTCAGCGCGGAGGTTTTCCGTAAACTATGTCGTTTCGTTTTCACTGATGGTAAGTGATTTTGTTCCGCTGCTCCGACTACGGCTTTGGCTCGCTCCGTTTACCTTTGCTTTCGGGCCTTTGTTTACGACCTTTGCACAGTTGGCACACAATCGCAGCACGGACAATTAGCAACTTAAGAATAGTTCAATCGGAATGTTTGCTGCCTGTGTGTGACCAATGGGAACCCTTTTTCACAGCGAATGCGAATGCTAATAAAGATCACACTCCGATGAACCAATTCGCAGAACGTCAAATTACATCCATCTTGCCAAGTACCCGTACAACATGGCGAgggtttttgacgttcgaatgtcgctgcatctcgctcattttctctaccCTTCCTTTACTTGCCTACAGTGCTCGTTTCAAAGCGAACTTTTGTGTTCCCCTCTGCCACTTCACTATGAACGTTTCGTACACCTTTGTCTGCCAATgcctttcgttgtgttggtgaCAATTTACGCGCATCTATGTTCTCGCTCGTTGTGTCATGCTATCCCATTCGCGCATATGGACGCGTgaaaacacataaacaaacTTGGTGGCTGATTCAATTTCATATGCGCAATTTTGTTCCGTGTTGCGTGTTCTCTGAGTTAAACAAGAAGAATAGCAGAATAACATGGGAAAAACATTCCGGAATCTTGGTACGGAAAGAAATCTCGAACGTATGTTGCTCATTAAAAAATCAcatattaatttcattaaatacATGGAGTTGGGCATGTTGATCATGCATGAAGACAGTTAATAAAAAGTCACTACCGGATCAGCTTAtgcgaaagcaaaacatgtaTGAGCAAATGAGACGGCAAAGCGCTAATGTTAACATggcacacacatgaaatgtaaGACCCCGTGGGGgttttggaggtttttttgtgaccatttaattttgttcaccaacacaatcacacaccagcgcgagctttttggcggccTCTTGAGCCCTGAAAATCCCTCACAACGACTTTCAAAAACGCTCGCCTGCGAGGGAAATTCGTACCGATTTGGACGGTTGGCGAACTCGTGAAAACCGGTTTTTGCCTAACGGTCAATGCGTTTACACACCCTCGAGTTCAGTACTTGCGGGGTTTTCGCCCGAAGATTGCCGAAGTTTGACAACCGTCTGCTCCATCCTGTTCAGCGCTGGTGTGTTCGCTTCGCTTTCCGCTCCATTCTGCCAGCATTCGAAGCGTGTCTACCGTGTTTCCCTACTTTAGGTAAGAATTTAGCTGATAATTGATCGAAATTCAAGAAATACTTATCGAAAAACGAAAGATTACTGTGGGGAGTATGTTTTGCAATATGTGTTCGATGGATTGTGTACGGTGGTGTGCGAAAAATTGTGGATTAAAGTTTCTACGCCGTGTGATGAAATGAATCCACGCGTTTCAAAATGGCGGAAACTAACGCTACCGCCGGCTTTAGCCGCGAGAAATTGGCGGATGTAAAAATGTAGCCATTCCTTGGTGTGGCGATAATTGATGAGTGGTTTGTGAATAGCGCGATAAAAGTTGTGTCGATATTTTCGATGCATATTTCTGCATCGAAGCCAAATTTCCATTGTTTCGCGTACAAGGTCACAAATATTCacgcttcttctttttattctgCCTTTTTTCCACAGCTCTCCGGCAGTACAAAACTCACATTCAGAATGGCAGATAACGAGGATCTTTTAGATTATGAGGAGGAGGACCAGACTGAGCAGGTGGTGGCGGAGACCACGGAACAGCCGAAGAAGGACGTGAAGGGTACTTACGTATCGATTCACAGCTCCGGTTTCCGTGATTTTCTGCTGAAGCCTGAAATTCTGCGCGCCATTGTCGACTGTGGTTTCGAGCATCCCTCCGAAGGTGAGTTGTCAAGCGATGTTTggacattcttttttttttccttgttcTTTCACATGATGAGACTTTCACAATATtttagtagatagggacatcTGATCTAACGAAGTGATCGATTTGTGTTCATTTATCTGATGAAAGAATTAAAGCGCATTTTTTAGAAATTAAATATGATTCCTATATATGAACGCAGCATTAATAAAATGTTCGGTTTtgcctttgtttgtttttcccctttGCAGTACAACACGAATGTATCCCGCAGGCGGTGCTTGGTATGGACATTCTGTGCCAGGCCAAGTCCGGTATGGGAAAGACGGCCGTGTTTGTGCTTGCCACGCTGCAGCAACTGGAGCCGACCGAGAACGTGCCGTACGTGCTGGTCATGTGCCACACGCGCGAGCTCGCTTTCCAGATCAGCAAGGAGTACGAGCGGTTCTGCAAGTACATGCCCACCATCAAGGTGGCCGTGTTCTTCGGCGGGCTGCCGATCCAGAAGGATGAGGAAGTGCTGAAAACGACGACCCCGCACATCATCGTCGGAACACCGGGCCGCGTGCTGGCGCTCATCCGCAACAAGAAGCTGAACCTGAAGAActtgaaacatttcattctCGACGAGTGCGACAAAATGCTCGAACAGTTGGGTAAGTTGCCACTTGGGATTGAACTGTGTGTTCGTTGCTAGGGGAATGGGGGGAAAGGGTTTACATGATGATTTGATTACTAtttagtagatagggacaacTGAGTCACGACAGTgatcgattttgttttatcacGCACTGAACCAATCAAAACGAACCTCAGATTAGCTACAGCAAATCTTATTTGAACAGCTTTATAACCTAACTTTTTCCGTTCTTTTCTTTAAACACAGATATGCGGCGCGACGTCCAGGAGATTTTCCGTAACACACCCCACGGAAAGCAAGTGATGATGTTCTCCGCCACGCTGAGCAAAGAAATTCGCCCAGTGTGCAAAAAGTTCATGCAAGATGTAAATACCACCACTAGTTCTACTACTTCTACTTCCTCATCTACctctaccactactactactactgctactcgTAATGTCAATAGGCGAAAGGAAAGTTACTGTGTCGATGGGAAAAGTTTGCCGAAAAGTTGTCATTCCAGTACGCTGTGGTTGGCCAGTACGTACTCCACCATCGtcgctggtgttgctgctgctgtgtcgatgccgtcgtcatcgtcggaCGCGCAGTGCCTTGTTAAATCGTACCAAAACACTAAATCGATTCACCATGTCTGGCCGATCGCGGCAACCTAAAAGCTAGAAATGCCAACCCgtgtaaaaaaagcataaaatcaCTCCTCCGAGAGCTGTTCGCGTGAAGCCCATGAACTAGCAGCCGTGCTTTGGATGGATGTAGCCACCTACACCAAAGCGCTCGCTGTTCCTTCTCAAATGTTCGACTCCGTCCCTGCTGTGCCATGGGGCAAGGGAATTCTTCGAGAAATATGAAGCGTCGGAGCAACCGATTGAGAAGGAAGCGAAACAAACGGTAAGGGATGCGGAGCTGTTTTGCTCGGTAAACGTTGAAGAAAGCTGCTTCAACGTTGGCCACCTAGAAACGTGTGCCTACTTCGACGGTCTCTATGCAATGGTGTTTAAAATGCAACCAAACCCGTAAACCACTACCAACCTCGATAATACAAAACGATCTAGTATTTCTGTAAATCCCAAC
Proteins encoded:
- the LOC120957484 gene encoding ATP-dependent RNA helicase WM6; the protein is MADNEDLLDYEEEDQTEQVVAETTEQPKKDVKGTYVSIHSSGFRDFLLKPEILRAIVDCGFEHPSEVQHECIPQAVLGMDILCQAKSGMGKTAVFVLATLQQLEPTENVPYVLVMCHTRELAFQISKEYERFCKYMPTIKVAVFFGGLPIQKDEEVLKTTTPHIIVGTPGRVLALIRNKKLNLKNLKHFILDECDKMLEQLDMRRDVQEIFRNTPHGKQVMMFSATLSKEIRPVCKKFMQDPMEVYVDDETKLTLHGLQQHYVKLKENEKNKKLFELLDVLEFNQVVIFVKSVQRCMALAQLLTEQNFPAIGIHRGMVQEERLSRYQQFKDFQKRILVATNLFGRGMDIERVNIVFNYDMPEDSDTYLHRVARAGRFGTKGLAITFISDEADAKILNDVQDRFDVNINELPDEIDLSSYIEGR